The following nucleotide sequence is from Drosophila takahashii strain IR98-3 E-12201 chromosome 3L, DtakHiC1v2, whole genome shotgun sequence.
GGCACGAGGCTTATCGCGGCGTCTCGCGGTCCCAAAAGGAGGGGGGCATAAAATGTGTTTGACGGGTGCTACTGCAAAACTTCATCAAGTTTCGCTGTGTGTAATAAGCGTGACAAATGCCAGGCAAATACAGTGGTCACTCAGCGGGGAATACCTCCGGCGATTGTGAGACAATAAATAAGTCGTAAGAGATTTGAAGGATTTAATGGGATAAACGAATTTATAGAGCACTATATTACCGTTGTAACTGATAGGAGAAATAcggtaaaaaaaagtttgcgagcattgaaatattataattaaaataatatataataatagaaTAGTggaagatttttatttatttaatggggTTATGAAATCCCAATTCTCTACTTTTTCGCTGAAATTTCACCCCCTTTTTGTGTTACCAAAGTGCGTcgctttattattatatttattttagtcaCCTATTTGGTTGTTGGACTGCCTCAAAAACTGGCCGTGAATCATATTTCCATGGCATTGCacattttcagttttcccgCCGTCAGTTTTCTGTTCGCAGTTGGCACTTTTGCAGAGCGAAATAACAAAGCCGCGTTGGCGAATCTGGGTTCTCGTTTTTGCCATTGTTGACAACAAATGAGCGCCATTTAATGCGCTTCCTAGTGGTTTGTTGTTGCCGTCGTTGTTCGCCGGTTGTTCGTTGTTCGCTGGTGCTCATTGTTCGGTTGTTCGTTGTTTGGCGTAATTAAGCAGCGCTTTTCCGTCTTCAGTCGCCACCACTTTGCACTTGGCTTGCACTTTTCCAGCTTTCGGTTTTCAGCGCTCAGCATTCAGcgttcagttttcagttttcagatCATTTACGAGCACTTGGCATTCGCCGTTCCACTTTGCCAAACATTTGCTTACAAGCATGTTTCGCTGTCCGCTCTTTTTGGTCTTTAGTCTTTAGTCTTTAGCTTTGGCGACTTGTTAGCGCCATGTTTACACTCTGGAAAAAGCTTAATTAAATCTACGATTGCTCCGAGCTTTCCATTCCCGTTTTATTTTCGGCCACTTACCAAGTCATTCCACCCGTGGCCAAAAATTAACACTCCATTTAGCATAATTTCACACCATCTCTTCCATCGCCTGACAAGTCCATTTTGTCTTTTCCATTCTCCCATTATGTAATCTTTCGCGcctggccaaaaaaaaggtcCCATAAATGAAAGGagaattaaaatttagtttttgggTAATTAGTATCGAAGTTGGAGGTACcctggaataaaataaatatataatatttttgttaatttgcattaaaataaaatattattttaactacCACTTAACACCAACTTAACCCTTACCCTTCACAACTCCATCGATTTAAAGTGGCAACTTCTTTTGCGAGTTAATTAACACTTGGCCAGGGTATGACCATTTATACGGATGTATGTATATCTGTGTTTATCCAAACTCTGCCagccataaatcaaaaatctcGACACTCACCCTGCtgcacctcctcctccgcgaGTCCGAATCCGATCCCCGATTTCGCGTGCTAACAAGGCCCCAAAGCGGCGGAACCTTGGAGAACCCAGAACTCGGCTGGCgtgaaaatttatgtttttttcagctttttgttcactttattttatgaatatacgtagatatatatattctggtaTATGGGGGACAGCGCGAAAGAAGTGGGAAAAAGTTGGGCGGCGAGGAAAAGCAGGAAAAACGAGCCAATGCCGTTGGCCACATTTGCTGGTGTAAAGTTTTTCGCATAGTTGTCAGCATTGCGCTGTTTAATTACCCTAATTAAGAATATTAATTGCCCTTCGGGTGGATAATAATAAAAGGCGAGGGGATGGGGGTGTGGTGACCCTGTTCCCGGAAATAGAACATGAATTATGATATGCAAAAAACAACTTTCAGACCGTTTTCCATTTAAGTTGCGAAATCGAAAAAGTTGAGACAACTTTAAAGGGGGCAAAAAGGGGGGCAAAAAGGGGGGTCAGGACAAAGGACACGCACTCCATTAAACCAAAAAGGGGCAGACATATgcgacaacaaaaacaataacaacagcaaaagcaagcCACTAACTGGCAGGAGGTGAAAGGTGAAAGCCGAGGGATGAGCAGATGGACACAGGTGTCCTGTCGCTGGCCCATCAACACCTCTTCCTCGGCTCGCCAGCAAGCCAACAACGCACACACTCCGGCACTCGGAAACTCGAAAACTCGGAAACAGACGGGTCCGGCTCTTTTCATTTTCTCAACACGTAAAGCAAACACGTGACCGTTAAGGACATGGACTCCTGCTGCCCCTTTGCTCTTAGTTCCCCCACCCATTGGCCCACTCCACTCAGTTGTAGGCGCAAATTGCCAACAGAAGGACAACGACAACGAGTGCACTGGCAGAAATTGGGGAGGCAGTCAGTAAAATCGTTTATACCTATAggaacttaaaaattattaaaaatacataaaatttaaccttttccttgattaaaaaaatcacacctattttttttttaattttgatatttttttgcacttaatttttagttagGTAAATGAAATTCTTAGAATTATTTGTCGTTTTAGGAGTTTTTTGGGCTTTAATTTAAGAGTGAAAAATCTCTATAATATTGATAAAGGTCTTTTATTAAGCAATCATCATTAAACACCTTCTTGGCATTAGGGCTTCTCTATacctacatatttttaaatcttataatatttcaacttttctataattttaattaatatgcatttttgaGGAGTTTTGGCCTTTAATTCGAGAGTAAAAAAAAtctcattatacccttgcagagggtattatgatttcagtcagaagtttgcaacgcagtgaagaagacgtctccgaccccataaagtatatatattcttgatcagcatcacaagacgagtcgatctagccatgtccgtctgtccgtctgtccgtccgtctgtccgtctgtctgtctgtccgtctgtccgtctgtccgtctgtctgtttctacgcaaactagtctctcagtttttgagctatcgggacgaaactttcgcaaaagtcttctttctattgcaggtagtatatatgtcggagccgaccggatcggacaactatatcttatagctcccataggaaggatcggaagaaaaaaactttaaaaaattctagctttggtgttttttgaaatattaccttctacttttggggatgttattttttaaatatttctgaatttcgaattaattatttcaaaaatcggactactatatcatatagctgccataggaacgatcggaaaattaatggaaaagtaataggaaataaattctagcttctttggtttttattgtattatcttctactctaggatataactctttttaaatatttccgaatttcaattttaatttgatcaaaatcggacgactatatcatatagctgccataggaacgatcggaaaattaatgagaaatattagaaaattgaacatttttgcgatttgttaattgataggaatgatctgcaagggtatataagcttcggctggccgaagctagcttcctttcttgttttttaatcaaaatagtTCCTATTAAATACCTCCTCACCAAAAGGGCTTTTCTCGCAGTGCACAGCTGAGAGACCCCACCGTAAACTGACGGCTTATGGCAGACACAGCACAAAGCTCCGCTCTGCTCCTGCTGCACCACCCCCTCCTTTAAACCACCCCATATCGCAGCTACGTGCGTGTGTGCACAATATTCATATATCACAAGGATAAGCGCAATGCAGCAAACGTCCTTCCAGACGTGCCGttcgttgctgttgttgttgtcgtttgTGGTGCCTTGTCCTTTTCCCGAGCCAACTGCTTTTGGATTCGGTAGCAGTAGCAGTAGCACCACCACGAACACCACCCCCTTTCTGCGCCTCCTCCTGCTCGTGGTGTGTGTGgtaacttttaattatttgcgaATGTTGGCGCCAGACGGCGAGATGCGATGCGATCCTGTCCAGGACTGTCGCCCGTTCCATCCTGTCTCCTTTCCTTCATTGATTTCGCTGACCAGAAGTTTAGGCGGCGGTAGGAAAAGGGGGTGTGACAAAAAGGGGGTGTGCATACGCCGGTCAAGGCGAAGGCAGCGCCAAAATCCAAAGGCCCCATAAACTTTGAGCGCCATAAAATCTGCTGGCAGCGCCATAAAAATTCCCACAGCGGGAGTTGGAGACTGTACCCAAACCCCTTTTGCGCCCTACTGTACTCCCCTTTACACCCATCTAACAGTGCCGTCCCTTTCCCAACTGTACAGACAAACGCATAAAACTAACGCAGCGTAAACGCCGCCGTTGTTGTCATCTGTCTTCTCGTTACGTTATTTCTTTTTGGCAGCTTCAGCACAAAatttatcttatttatttgtttgactGAAAGCCAACTCAAACGGATGCCGGGGAAATTGCTGCATTTTGATGCTTGACTGATTGCTCCCCAAAAACATATCTTTAATATGCCTCTATATTTGGCTTTATTTCGAACTCAATTACGTAAAGTAAGCTTAGCGAAGGAGTCCCGGCGATCTGGCAACGCTGCGCGTGACAAGTGCTAGAAATATCGAGTGCAAGTGAGATGGCTATCTGCATAGTAGGCGTGATAAAGCGAAATAGATAGCTTTCTTTTTGCAAAAAGTTTGTCCCAGAAGAAAGCCGGATTTTCAGCTGTTCAAATCTACAATTTTCCAAAGCATCCCGCATTCAAAAGGATTATTGTGATTGTTTATTTAACTAAAGTGATACGTATCCTTTTattggtttgtttcttgtgcAGAAGATCTGAACAAGAAATGGTGGTGGGTGTATTCTCAAAAATTTGAGGCAGAAACAGAGATTGCCAAATTTTTTACCTGTTAGGAAATATACTCGATTTATTTCAGCTTCAATTACCTtgttaaaaatagtttgtGCAAAAGTCTCAATTCATCCATGTCCAGGTTTTTTTAGGTTAGGTAACCAAAacctgaaaaataattatttattgtgtGAGTTTTATGGTGATAAAAAATGCTACATAGTCTCCCCTGAATCTTCAACACtaatttctaatattttcatatAGTTTAAGAAACTAATTTTTAACAGATACTAGTTTTTGTTATAACCCCAATTAATTTGATGCATTCTTCTTCTCTATTTTCAGTCTCGCCAGGTAGCCCGCAAGAATCCCAGACCTCGCAGGCTGGATACCTTGTGGCCGGAGTTGCCAAGGTCGCCACATCCGCAACGGGAGACTCTCCCCCCACCCCCTGCACAATCCCCAACCCAATCCCAATCGGAAGCCTCCAATCCGCCGCTGAAGCCGCAAAAAGTTGACCTCATGACGATGGCAGAAGGCACCGACCCCATGGGGCATGGTCACCACACGAATCCGCACAATCCGCCCCAGCAGCCGCCGCAGCACCACCCGCACCACCTGCCCCTGCCCCACCCCCCGCCGGCCCCGCCGCCGCAGCTGCTAAACTTCAACcaccaccatcaccaccaccaccagcagcagtatCTTCCCCACATGTATCCTGCGCCCGCGGCCGCTGCCCAATCTCACTCCCACTACGGTGGCCTGCAGTATCCGCATCCGCACCAGCACCACccccaccaccagcagcaccacccCCACCTGCCGCTGGCCCTGAGCCTCCATCAGCAGGCggctgctgcggcggcggtTGCCGCAGCGGTGGCCACCAACCACTCGAACAACAACAATCAGGCCAGCgtggccaacaacaacattgTGGGGCCGTGGAAGCAGCGCAAGCGCAAAAGGCTCTCGGCGGTGCTGGACAAACTGCACCaccacaataacaacaacaacaatgaaaGCCATTCGAATGGTCTGGCCTGCAAGGCGGAACCCATGGAGATGGAGGAGGATTTGGGCGAAGATCAAGAGCACGAGGAAGAGGATCTCGATGACTCCATACCCGatgaggcggaggaggaggatcccGGCAAGTTCATCAAGAGCGAGCAGCCCGTCAGCGAGGACGAGGAGAACGCGGAACCGGAAATGGACAACGATAACGATAACGAGGACATTTCCGGCGAGGATCTCGAGCTGTCGCACAGCGATGACAACGATCAGGATAGTCCCCGGATCAGCATGAGTCCCCTGCAGCTGCAGGCCTCCTCTCAGAGCCACCAGCcgcaggatcaggatcagaaTCCAAATCCGAATCAGAACAAGGAGAATCCGCTGCATGTGGACATCAAGACTGAGATCCCCAGCCCCTACGACCGGTACTTCCCGATACCGTCGCCCCTGTTTGGCTACTACCTGCACACCAAGTATCTGAACGAGGTGTTCCGCCGGCGCCACGATCTCTATCCCTCGCCGCTGCAGCACACCCCCTCCTCGATGGCCTCCGAGACGGAGACGTCGCCCACGGGAGTGCCGGAGCGGATGCTGCCCCACGCCCTGCTGGCCAATAACTCGCCTCCGCCATCGCTGCCCTCGCCGCCGCGCAGCGAATCCTCGGTGACCAATGCCAGCCAGCCAAATaccagcagcagtagcacCACCACCAAGAAGCGCACTAGTCCCAAGCCCAAGGGCAAGAAGGGGGGCGACAAGAAGCCCATGCCGCCGCCCCAGGAGCGTCCGCTGGATTTGTGCGTGCGCAGCGAGGTGGAGCCCAAGAAGTACAAGAGATCCGGTTCGAAATCCTCGCGAGAAGAGTCCCGTTCAGCGGTCATGATGCCACCGCCGGCTGCCTTGAGCGCGGCCAGCAGTCTGGAGAGCATGAGTGCCCTGTCGCCCGCCTCGAGTAGCCACTCGGGTCACATGCCCATCACCACCGCTGCCACGCCCAACCACCAGCCACCGCCCAACTCCCCGTATGCCAATGCCATGAACGCTGCCCacgcagcggcagcggcggcggcggcggccatgATCAAGATGGAGATGCCATTGCACCCGCTGCACCACCAGCAGATGCACCACTCGCAGGTGCCCACCACCACGGTGGGTGTGCCGGTGATCAAGGGCGACGTGGCCTCGCCGACGACCAAGGAGACGGTGGCCTGGCGCTACAACCTCGACGTCTCCCCGGTGGTCGAGGAGATGCCCCCCGGCTCGGATGTGGCCTACGTTTGCCCCACCTGCGGCCAGATGTTCTCGCTGCACGACCGCCTGGCCAAGCACATGGCCTCGCGCCACAAGTCCCGCAATCCCGCTAACGATATTGCCAAAGCCTATTCCTGCGACGTCTGCCGGCGATCCTTCGCCCGCTCCGACATGCTGACCCGCCACATGCGCCTGCACACCGGCGTCAAGCCGTACACGTGCAAGGTGTGCGGCCAGGTGTTCTCGCGCTCGGATCATTTGTCCACCCACCAGAGGACCCACACCGGCGAGAAGCCCTACAAGTGTCCGCAGTGCCCGTATGCCGCCTGCCGTCGGGACATGATCACCAGGCACATGAGGACCCACACGAGATACGATTCCAGGGGAGGATCGAGGGAGGGTCGGGAGGGCAGGGAGGGCCGGGAGTCGCGCCGCAGTGGTGGCGAGCGCATGGAGGAGTCGCCGAAGTCGCCCGGCGCCCATCCGCTGCTCGACATGAAGATGAACATGAACATGGGCATGGGAATGGGTCTTAATATGGGCCTGCCCATGAACCCGATGAGCCTGCTgcaggaggagctgctgcagaAGTCCCAGCCCGGCCTGACCCTCGGCGGACCCATGCCCCTGGTGGTGAAGACGGAGAGCGCCTAACGGTGTCCATTTATGACCTGTTAGGTCCAGCTTAgtgctacagaaaaaaatctaaaaaaaaaacattaactaGAGCAGTTTGTACTTGTACCGGAACTCTCTGCGAAGACTGAGGAACCTTAATACTACCTACAGTTTAAATAGGCTAAAGAAGCAtcaactaatttttttaaaagagcaAAAGAGTTAGAGGGCAGCACTCAAGACCACCCAACGTATTAGCACCTAAACTAGTTCTAGTTGCTAGATCCTTTCGCGTTAAATGAACCCCCCGGAGTTTAGATAGCCAGGATCTTCGATACAGCTAGCAATTCCATGTTCCACACCTAGGCTatactactatatatatataggcgGTCGGATTCCCTTAAAGGATCCGATCTCTCAGCATTTTGAGCAACGTTGAAATTATTAAGCTAGACTCGCTACAATAGGCTAACAGGCTTGCCGCATCGGAGGAAGGCACTAGATTCGTACTCCTAGTTTTAATTAActcttaatttatttgtaacatTACTCAGCAGCATGTAAACTTATACCACAacaatttgtattaatttaattttactctatttaatttaatttaatttaacgaTAGCCTacagaaaaacacaaacaaaagacAAAGAATTCTCCCTAGggctcaaaaaaatatgacacaCAAAACAAACTCACTTCTATCGAAATCTTAAAAGAGAAACGaacactaaacaaaaaaaaaacaattccttttttttgttcaacaaaaaacactgttaaatttacattatcttgtaattgattttatGCTTGCTCTTTTAATGTTTTActactttttgttttcatgaaatgaaataaaaaccttTAAGTTTTCTTTAGTTCATAAACCATCTTTGGATTGGACACACCTCCTCCTCACCCCCTCCGATCCCTCGAGAGGGGACAGGTTAACCCGCTTGTCCCCCCGGGGTCGGATTAACCCCTCGGGGTCGTTTCCATGTTTCAAGTTGAAGTTTTtcgttatttattataaaaaaaaagaaacaaagccCCGACTCCCGCTTAT
It contains:
- the klu gene encoding uncharacterized protein klu isoform X1 translates to MPLYLALFRTQLRKSRQVARKNPRPRRLDTLWPELPRSPHPQRETLPPPPAQSPTQSQSEASNPPLKPQKVDLMTMAEGTDPMGHGHHTNPHNPPQQPPQHHPHHLPLPHPPPAPPPQLLNFNHHHHHHHQQQYLPHMYPAPAAAAQSHSHYGGLQYPHPHQHHPHHQQHHPHLPLALSLHQQAAAAAAVAAAVATNHSNNNNQASVANNNIVGPWKQRKRKRLSAVLDKLHHHNNNNNNESHSNGLACKAEPMEMEEDLGEDQEHEEEDLDDSIPDEAEEEDPGKFIKSEQPVSEDEENAEPEMDNDNDNEDISGEDLELSHSDDNDQDSPRISMSPLQLQASSQSHQPQDQDQNPNPNQNKENPLHVDIKTEIPSPYDRYFPIPSPLFGYYLHTKYLNEVFRRRHDLYPSPLQHTPSSMASETETSPTGVPERMLPHALLANNSPPPSLPSPPRSESSVTNASQPNTSSSSTTTKKRTSPKPKGKKGGDKKPMPPPQERPLDLCVRSEVEPKKYKRSGSKSSREESRSAVMMPPPAALSAASSLESMSALSPASSSHSGHMPITTAATPNHQPPPNSPYANAMNAAHAAAAAAAAAMIKMEMPLHPLHHQQMHHSQVPTTTVGVPVIKGDVASPTTKETVAWRYNLDVSPVVEEMPPGSDVAYVCPTCGQMFSLHDRLAKHMASRHKSRNPANDIAKAYSCDVCRRSFARSDMLTRHMRLHTGVKPYTCKVCGQVFSRSDHLSTHQRTHTGEKPYKCPQCPYAACRRDMITRHMRTHTRYDSRGGSREGREGREGRESRRSGGERMEESPKSPGAHPLLDMKMNMNMGMGMGLNMGLPMNPMSLLQEELLQKSQPGLTLGGPMPLVVKTESA
- the klu gene encoding uncharacterized protein klu isoform X2 → MVSRQVARKNPRPRRLDTLWPELPRSPHPQRETLPPPPAQSPTQSQSEASNPPLKPQKVDLMTMAEGTDPMGHGHHTNPHNPPQQPPQHHPHHLPLPHPPPAPPPQLLNFNHHHHHHHQQQYLPHMYPAPAAAAQSHSHYGGLQYPHPHQHHPHHQQHHPHLPLALSLHQQAAAAAAVAAAVATNHSNNNNQASVANNNIVGPWKQRKRKRLSAVLDKLHHHNNNNNNESHSNGLACKAEPMEMEEDLGEDQEHEEEDLDDSIPDEAEEEDPGKFIKSEQPVSEDEENAEPEMDNDNDNEDISGEDLELSHSDDNDQDSPRISMSPLQLQASSQSHQPQDQDQNPNPNQNKENPLHVDIKTEIPSPYDRYFPIPSPLFGYYLHTKYLNEVFRRRHDLYPSPLQHTPSSMASETETSPTGVPERMLPHALLANNSPPPSLPSPPRSESSVTNASQPNTSSSSTTTKKRTSPKPKGKKGGDKKPMPPPQERPLDLCVRSEVEPKKYKRSGSKSSREESRSAVMMPPPAALSAASSLESMSALSPASSSHSGHMPITTAATPNHQPPPNSPYANAMNAAHAAAAAAAAAMIKMEMPLHPLHHQQMHHSQVPTTTVGVPVIKGDVASPTTKETVAWRYNLDVSPVVEEMPPGSDVAYVCPTCGQMFSLHDRLAKHMASRHKSRNPANDIAKAYSCDVCRRSFARSDMLTRHMRLHTGVKPYTCKVCGQVFSRSDHLSTHQRTHTGEKPYKCPQCPYAACRRDMITRHMRTHTRYDSRGGSREGREGREGRESRRSGGERMEESPKSPGAHPLLDMKMNMNMGMGMGLNMGLPMNPMSLLQEELLQKSQPGLTLGGPMPLVVKTESA
- the klu gene encoding uncharacterized protein klu isoform X3; the encoded protein is MTMAEGTDPMGHGHHTNPHNPPQQPPQHHPHHLPLPHPPPAPPPQLLNFNHHHHHHHQQQYLPHMYPAPAAAAQSHSHYGGLQYPHPHQHHPHHQQHHPHLPLALSLHQQAAAAAAVAAAVATNHSNNNNQASVANNNIVGPWKQRKRKRLSAVLDKLHHHNNNNNNESHSNGLACKAEPMEMEEDLGEDQEHEEEDLDDSIPDEAEEEDPGKFIKSEQPVSEDEENAEPEMDNDNDNEDISGEDLELSHSDDNDQDSPRISMSPLQLQASSQSHQPQDQDQNPNPNQNKENPLHVDIKTEIPSPYDRYFPIPSPLFGYYLHTKYLNEVFRRRHDLYPSPLQHTPSSMASETETSPTGVPERMLPHALLANNSPPPSLPSPPRSESSVTNASQPNTSSSSTTTKKRTSPKPKGKKGGDKKPMPPPQERPLDLCVRSEVEPKKYKRSGSKSSREESRSAVMMPPPAALSAASSLESMSALSPASSSHSGHMPITTAATPNHQPPPNSPYANAMNAAHAAAAAAAAAMIKMEMPLHPLHHQQMHHSQVPTTTVGVPVIKGDVASPTTKETVAWRYNLDVSPVVEEMPPGSDVAYVCPTCGQMFSLHDRLAKHMASRHKSRNPANDIAKAYSCDVCRRSFARSDMLTRHMRLHTGVKPYTCKVCGQVFSRSDHLSTHQRTHTGEKPYKCPQCPYAACRRDMITRHMRTHTRYDSRGGSREGREGREGRESRRSGGERMEESPKSPGAHPLLDMKMNMNMGMGMGLNMGLPMNPMSLLQEELLQKSQPGLTLGGPMPLVVKTESA